The sequence GCCACCAATTTGCGATTTCTTGCTCCAAACCGCCTGGCCCTCCGGAAGCAGGACGTAAGAGCACCACTCCGCAACCGCGTCATGACGTCACCAACTTAGATACGCCTCCACAACTGCACCACCAAGATTACGCTTCCTCTGTTAGAACCGTTGCCTTTTGGGTGTGTGCGATTCCCTGCACTCGTTATTCTATCATTttatcatcttccattttctttgcGTTTCGTTATCGTTTCCTATTTTGATTCTTTTTTCTTATGTAGGTTTGCACGGCTGTGGCGTTTGGTATTGGTTTGGGTTTTAAGGACGGTATTGGCAAAGCTTCTGAGTTTTTCGCTGGGTAAGCATTCGAATCCAATTTCAAGGGTTTCTTTCAGAGCTTGTTTGAAAACCATTTAATACGATAAaagaattctatttttttaagaaaacaatttatttttatataaaactcAATTCCATAATTTAGAatgattttaatatattaataagaTAGAATTAAATTTTTTAGTTTAGGATAATTTGTANNNNNNNNNNNNNNNNNNNNNATTTTCTTCTTTTACGATTTTATTTTTGACAaagttattttattaattataaatagatatttttGATATTTGATCTATTAAGTTTTAGGAGTGTGAGAATTGATCTGGAATGTAGGAAAgataagaattggaattctcaAAGAAATTTAAATCATTCATTTTTAGTGGTTTCAAAACAATGAAAAAAAATTCAACTCTTTGATTGAATTCTAATTCTTAGCATTCCAGTTTAATACCATGCAGGAATCTTCAAATAAGTCCAACTCACGTATTTATATACTGTAGAGTAATATTTAAGCAATATGTTTAGTTTGCAGTTTCATCACGGGATGCAATGATTCAATAGTTGTTGATGTCatttgcagcttttaacttaaCACCTTAACTTATACTTTAAATTATAGTGTTACAGCCATAGTTACATGGAACACAATACGCTCCATATGCAGTATGccatatgtaaaatattttatgtgAAAAATATACATGACATTCAAATTTCGATACACAGATGAATTGGTACGTGTTATGTGCAAATTGGTACGTAGTATGCTATCTAATTGGTGAATTCATGTAACTATGCTTATAGCATGGTTCCAATGCCTAAATTCAAATAATTTGGTGTTTGGAATGTcagcatatatttttttttgcatttaaCATCACATTAAGAAAAAGAATGTAACTGTTTAAAGCTTTCTGCCTCGCTTTCACTGTGCTGACTGTGATGATGATCTCTGCCTTCTTGTGCACTTTTTTCCAGATACATGTTGGAGCAGAGTCTTTCTGTTGATAATCTCTTTGTCTTTGTTTTGATATTCAAATACTTTAAAGTGCCAGTTATGTATCAGGTGATGTGAAAACCTACTGGCCATGGTTAAATCATGCTTAAATTGTAGCTTTTGGTGCTAAAATTTTGTAAACATGGTTTTGACAATTGGATGAGGCTGAGTTTAGAAAACTGGACCATGGTTTTTCATTTGTGATTCCTTATTGAACTTACAGAGCCGTGTACTTTCATATGGTATTGCTGGTGCTGTTTTCTTTCGTCTAACATTAATAGTTCTTGGAACTGCCACCCTTCAGGTTTGTTTCATGATGCATAGATTTCTTTGTATATTTTATGCATGTAATTTTTTGTATCATTATAAGACTTACGCCTTTATTGTCTTCTATTGTTGTGTTGTTTTAGAGGTTTGAGGCAGTTAACCTTCTTTTGGCAGCAATATTGATTTATTCATCGTTTAAGGTGAAGATTCATGTTAACGTTTTATTGAAAGTTTATGGCTCTTGGTGCAGAATGCGCAATTTTGTGGCTTTAATGACAACATGTTTCTTATTCTATGAATAGCTATTTGCAAGTGAAGAAGATGAGTCTGACTTATCAAATAACTTTGTGGTGAAGACATGCCAGAAATTTATCCCTGTAACAAGTAATGTTATATAACCTTGATTCTTACTTTCTTGGTGATTTTCTTGCTGATTGCTTGGGTATTTTGTAGTCGCTTTTGGTTCATACTATGCGGAAGAAGGTCACGGAAGAATATAATTGAATGCCTGGGCTCAATCAGTTGAAATCTAAATTATGCTTAAAGGATTCATATTCGAGTATAAATAGCTGAACCAAAGTTTATGGCAAAGATTTTTAGGAACCTGAAATTACCACCCACCTCCCCTcccaaagaaaaaacaaaaacaaaaaaaccgaaaaaaaaaaaaaagaaaaagaaaaagagttgtCTGTCAGTCCATGTAGGAACTAATTTCTCTGGCATATGCAAACAATAATTGTGATACATTTTCCTGAACTTCTACTGCAAACTCTATATCCTACAACCACATAAATGTTGTATGATGTGCTTTGGGTATAGCCATATTGTACCCTTTACGTCACTTAGATTAAGTTGTTAGGTATTTTATACTGTTCTCCAATATAGGCAGCACTGAAGTGGTTTATTTGGTGAATCCAATGTTCTTTTTCTGATTGGTTGATTGTATAAACAGGAATTACAGCCAAGTAGGTTATGTATGAATGTTAATGGACAAAATATATTGTCGGCTTATACAGATTTCACCTGGCATGTAATCTTTTGCATTGAGTTTCTTTAACTTGTACTTAGTAATTATATCTGTTATGTCTTGTATAAAATTATTGCAGCATATTATGATGGAAATAAGTTCATAACAAATCAGGATGGGATGTGGAAAGTAAGTTATTGATTAACTTTAGTTTCAAATTTGAATTAATTCCTGATTGCATCTGCTAAATCATTTGTCatcttttgacaagttaagcctCAAAGTGGTTCCTAAAATTATACTCGAGCCTCATAGTAGTCCCTCAAGTTAATAGTTACCTATATTCATCCTTGAAGCTGCACTCCGGGACTCAAGAGTTGTCCTTAAGGCAATTTCCGTCAATGAAACGCCATCGGAAAGCTGATGTAGACAGGTTTCCGACACGCTGGCAAGCCTAAACGACGTTGTATTTGGTTTGGCGCCTAAATTGTGCTGGAGGATGTCGTTTCATTTGTGTAAGTACATTAACCCTTCCCTAATTCAACATTTTCTCTTCCTCCCAAAACAAAATCAGATACCTTTTCTTCTCCTTGTTACTCTTTAATGGCGTTGCTCTGAGATATCAAGGGCCCTCCCGCAAATATCATAGATGGCTTCATTGTCCAAAGAGCACAGCAACATCAGTGTGCTCGAGGACAGAATGACTGGAAAGAACACTATTGTATGGCTCTACAACAGCTGTCCAAACCTGAAATCAGAAATTAGAAAGGGGGGAACAACATTGTTAATTTCAGGCAAAGCAAACCCCAAAGTAGCGATTAGGGAATAGAACACTTGAGGTAAATTCTTGAACAATAAATCTTCAAGTTATACCTGACGGGAAGGGTAGATGGTGAAGCCGAGCTTGGACTTCTTGCCATAATCGACGGAGAGGCGCTCAAGGAGGAGGGAACCGAGGTCGGAGCCAATACCGCTACCGGTGTTGAAAACGAGGAAGGCCTGGAGGCTGGTGCAGTTGTTTGCGAGCTTGCGAACGTGATCAAGGCAGAGGTTGACGATCTCCTTGCTGATGGTCTCCTTGCTGACGGTGTAGTGTCCCGTGGCGAAGTTGTTTGTGGTGTCCTCCTTGCCGGAGATAAGCTGCTCTGGGTGGAAGAGCTGGCGGTAGGGCCGGCTCTGACCCCGTCGATGATGGTTGGCTCCAGATCGATGAAGACAGCATGAGGAATGTGCTTGCCGGATCTTGTCTCGCTGAAGAAAGTGTTGAATGCATCGTGCGCTACTCCAAAGGAAGTGTCACTGGCAGTTACAGAAATCAGATTGAAGAATTGATGAATCGAAAAGTggaattggaattgaaattgaaattgaaacctGGTTAGTTACCTAGGCATCATCCCATCAGGCTGGATGCCATTGATAGAGGAAGGCTGCATCATCGTCATCATTCTTTCTCCTAGTGAAGAACAGCTAAGAAGAGAAGGTCTGAAGCAAATTTGGGGATTAAGGTTTTTAAAATTGGTCCAGGGACTAAATTGCCAAAGAAAAGTTTCGTCCTCCACATCAGCTACCTGTTATCTTGCCAACGTGTCAGAAACGAGTCCACATCAGCTTTTCGATAACACTTGTTGACGGAAATTGCTTGAAGGACGACTCTGGGTCTCGGAGTGCAACTTTAGGGATAAATATAAGTAATTATTAATTTGAAGGACCACTACAAGGCTCGAATGTAACTTCAATGACTACTTTGAAGCTTACCTTTCTGAGTTGACAGCACAAATGCATTCAAACCTTTTTGGAATTAGCATTTGTTGCTTTCAGGACAAAATTAAACAGACTTTTTGTACTAAATTATTCTCAACTTGATTTCTAACAGGGTCAAACATTTTGGGCAGGCCACACCTTTGCTTCTTACCATAGCAGTTATTGAGCTCAGTGACATTGCATTTGCAGTAGGTTTTTTGCATCTCTCTGATTTCTGTGGACTTTCCGGTTACTTTGGCAAGAGAATGTTGACtgactttttcttgtttattttctttttgaagGTTGACTCAATACCTGCAGTTTTTGGTGTAACACGGGATCCTTTCATAATTTTTACATCTAATCTTTTTGCAATTTTGGGTTAGTTTTCTTGCTTGTGTTTTCTTGTGAATTGTGATGTACTAATAAATAtcgaaattttttttcttatatattttgGAANNNNCAAGGACTATAATGCATTATATACCTGGTTTTAGAAAGGCTGCTTGTTTCTGTTTGTTTGTGGATTACATTGAGTTCATTTGTATGCTTGCATCTGTTCCTAAGAAGTGGGATTACATATTGTTTCATAAATGAACTCACTTGTTATATTCTTGTATTTGTTTCAGTTAAATCTTTTGCTCTTCTTTACAAGTTTAGCAATAACTAAATAAGAAACATTTCTCAATTTAGGCTTAAGGTCGCTTTACACGATAATTTCTGAGGGTATGTCCGAGCTCGAGTACTTACAGGTAAATGTTGACTTGCTCTCTTCAGGTACCATGGTTTCTGCATAACTTTCTGCCGTTTATATTGCATATCATTTGATTTAACTGTGTACAACGTTATTGTTATCCGTCCTTTTCATTGACATCCGATTTTGGTCTTCTCAGTCTTCCATTGCTGTCGTTTTGGGATTCATCGGGTGTAAGATGATCTTGGACTACTTTGGTTGGTGCCCTGATCCTTGATGAATTAATTGTCAATTTAATCATTATCCACTGTTCTTATATTTTACATGTTTTACTCCTTGCAGGTATCCATGTCTCAACAGAGGCATCTCTTGGTTTTGTAGCCTCAAGTCTTACCATCGGGGTGATATCGAGTCTGGCAAAGAAATCCGACAAACTTACAAAGTGAATTCAACACAGGTGGGTTGAGCTATACACAATTATCCTGTTCTATGGCTTAAGCAAATGTCCAAAAGCTAGAGCATAACATTGAAATAGTGGGAAATGCCTCCTGTTTTTCACCATTGTCTTTGGCTGGAATCTGGTTTTGATTTCTGAACTGAGACGAAGGATAGAGCTTTTCCATTCCAAAATCATGTGTCCATGTGAATCATTTTTAATGGTTTCATGCTCCATGATTTATAGTTGTATATTGTTTAATGTTTATATATAAAAGATGGGGAAATAAACCTCCACTAACCTTTCAAATTAAAtgaaatctttcttttttttcttttctttttgtttttttgaaatcttggGTGGAAATTTCTTTTACCTATTTCTCTCAGCAATCTATTATTAACAACTTCGTTTCAACTATTTTCACGGTAAAATATGGATCCTCTAGATTTGTAACTTGTGGCAaacaagagaaagaaacaaaaaaactATTTCATAGATATTCACGATATGTTCTTTATGGTAATTGGGTTCATGAATTATGGTCAACAAACAATCCAAGCTGCAAGATACATTGGTCAAAGTTTCATAATTATCTTATCCCACGCAAATCATTTACTTGTAACTATTCAATATCTTTATGAAAAATTAATTACATCAGAACGATTTCGCGGTCGAATCCATTTTGAATTTGATAAATGTATTGCTTTGTGAAGTATGTGTTCGTGTATGTCCTATAAATTTACCCGTTGTTGATTGGAAACTGGAAACAGATATGCGAAAGAAACATTTGCTTAATTATggtattaattttgaaatttgtatATCTTGTggtaattgttttttttttgggcCGGGGGGTTGTATTCAGCTATCAATGTAACGGAGAGTAGTAGTGATCAATGTAGGAAAATGGTGGAGTAAAAGCGCCATTCTCTTCAATTTGGTAACaaactaattttcattgataGTGTCAAGCAACTGTATTTCCTGTACGTATCCAAATGTAGAAAATGTAAAGTCAAAATTCACAAGCTACACTGTCTGAATAAAGTCCAGTCTAGTTGTCTAAATTCATTTTTATCATATGATGTTAGATTTGACTATACTCTTGTACAGTGTGAAATGACACCGGTATCTCTTTGGAGATTTTTACGAAATATCAGTTCAACATAACATATATATCtcgagaaaaacaaaaagaaaccctTATCCTCCCAAAACTTGGAGGTTGACTCAATAAATTCTGGATTTTACCAATCGTTAGCTTTTCATCTTATTTCCTAtgagaaataaagataaaaaataaaaaacaaaaaactatgaCAATTACAATCTGAATTTGCAAAGGAGAATTACTTCCTAGGCGGCCAAGAAGGGGGGAAAAAAAAATCTCAGTAAATTGCAGCTAGAATTAGGTGGCATGATATGGAATCAACACTTAATATATTTTAAtcactaatatttttttctaatcaCTCCGAACTTGTCAACATTTGCACCAATTAAGATAATCCTTCGAGAAGTTTAGCATAGCATTTTTTGACATATTATATTCAAAAGATGGCAAGCCCTGCTATATGGGAATTTCTGAAAAATAAGTGTTATCTAAAAGAAAAAGACCAGGAACTCGTTAGGCGTtaactaatttttctttttcttttttagtttttcAGTATCTTTTTGTCTGACAAATTAAAGATTAATCCAATATAATATGAGCTCTTATTTAATGACTAGTTTATGAATTGTTGCTTACATAACTGTGATTGAATCCTCTTACACTTGTTTAAGTAGATGACTTAGCTAATTATTTGACTAAGCTAAGTTAGTTAATTGATTAATTACTTAAAAACAAAGAGTATATTTAAAAGCATAACATTTCCTCGGGTGCCAAATGCCTATGAAAGTGGAAACAAAGCAGCCCTGCCAATGTATATGGCTGACTGACTAGCTGTCATAACAGATAATACTTATTTTATGTATAAGTGGAATAAAAAGTATAATCATCTTCAAGTGtttgtatataatttttttcgtTCTGTACAAATTAAATCCGTATTCAAAAATCATTGTAAAACTAagcttatatttttatgaattgCGATTTGGACTCTATATCACAGGTGTTAgatatttatttctttttctggCAGCAGGTTAAAGTATAACttttcctaataataataataataataataataataataatagcatTAAgccattaattaatatttttaacaagTCGTCGTCATTGCTGGCGCATACAAGACGACTCTAAAAAAGTGATATAAGAACCTATTCCGTTCCACCCACTCCATCATCATAACCATTTCATAAAATCAGTAGATCCAATGGCAACAATAGCGTATGTTCATTCTCTTTAATCCTTTTCATGTACTCTTTAATTTGTTACTTCTGTGCCTGTTCATCCTGATAGATTGAATTGTTCTTTTTTCTGTACAAGTGTGCAAGAAATTCGACCTCCCACTCTGTCTGCAACCTCAGACCCACCACCTATCTTTGATGGAACTACCAGGTTGTACATCAGTTATTCATGCCCTTTTGCGCAGCGtgtatggatcactaggaactacAAGGTTTACTTTGCTTTCTGTTAATGATTTCTTCATGCTAACCTCTTTTTATCACTATCATTTTGATGTATTCCTTGATAGcgtaaaatattttaaaagaaaatttggtTCATTTCTGAAGCAGGCAATACCTAATTAAATATATTTGTATGGcactaaaattaaattctaaaagtAATTTAAGTCAACTTGAGTTGAGAGCACGTAGTCAGTtcacttatttttttaaataagtacCAAAAGATTAAAATTTCACTTGTAATTTATTGTTCAGTAGTAGATccttaaacaaaatttaaatatgtAACAGATTAGTCTTTGATTTGTAGAGTCAAAGAATAttgtaaaaaacaaaaaaaaatctaaaagtaattttgttatgtttatttttaatagtaatttgaaatttgagtattTATTTTACTCTTTCTCATTTAAACTTGGTTAGGGATTACAAGAAAAGATCAAATTAGTTCCTATTGACCTTCAGAACAAGCCTGCTTGGTATAAAGAGAAGGTCCACCCAGAAGGCAAGGTACGTGGGAAACAATTTACAATATGATAACTACTCATATTAAAACGTCTCTCTGTAAATATGAAAACTAAAAACCGAAACATCATTTGACATGTTTGACTTAATTACTTAACATAGCACGTATCAACATTAAGATCTACTTTacataaaaatatattctaaCAATAACGTAAAATTGACCAAACTATCTGATTAATCTGATTGATGCTCCTAATTATATTGTATAGGTGCCATCTCTTGAACATGACGGCAAGATTTTGGTAGAGAGTATTGACTTGATCAAATACATAGATGTCAATTTCGAAGGACCATCTCTATATCCTAATGTAAGAAATCAAATCCCTTCTATTCTATGACCTTTTTTCTTAAGTTAGAAAATATACTAATAATataagacattatatattatttcAGGATCCTACCAAGAAGGAATTTGGTGACCAGCTAATTAAGTATGTCGATATTTTTACCAAAGAGATGTTTGGATCATTCAAAGGCGACCCTGTAACGCAAACAAGTAATATAAGAACAATATGTGTTTCTGAATTACTAGAATAAgaaaatgatgacaaacattatgatacacatttttatattatttttcatttGAATTAGGTGCTACATATGACTACCTGGAGAATGCTCTTGGTAAATATGAAGATGGCCcatttttccttggtgaatttaGCTTGGTAAATTGAATcaaacttgaaaaaaaaatcaaatcaaatcaaatactaCTATTATTGTTCCTTTTTATCTAGCAGCATTATTTTTGGGTAATGCTACACTAAAGAGTGAAGTCTTAGTGAAAAGTAAAgtttttttttagtaaaaaaaaaggcataaaaaattttattatgtacTATGAATTATGTAcacattttttataaatttagtaaaactCTTCACTCTTTATCTAATTCTATACTTCACCAAATTTTTTTATGTACAAATTAATTTGATAAGCTTTGAAATATTTGATGAATGATGTTAATAATGAATCATCAGGTGGACATTGCCTATATCACATTTGTTGAGAGGTTCCAACTTGTGTCATCAGAGATTTACAAGCATGACATCACTGCTGGAAGGCCTAAACTAGCTACATGGATTGAGGTAAATCCAACTGCCATTTTAATCAAATTTCTTTTTTTGATGGTTTGGTTTCCTTGTTTTTTCTAAGTTAACTGTAAATATTGCTGTAATGCAGGGTCAGTAGAAAACATGAGATGGCAACAGGTGTTTGAGAACTCTGAGGGGCATGCAATATGAGTAATAATGTTTGTGCACTATCTGAATGTATAATAATGTTTCTGTAACAGTGTTTAATGTATTGTATAAGTGTAAACACTAAACAATATATCGAATCATATGCTATATAAGAATTTAATGTTTCTCCTCAGTTTAAATGTTTCATGCATGGTTTCTAGTTTCATATTCATATTATAAAAAACAAAAGtgcattattaattatatattgaTATTGATAATCAGCAATTCAAGAACGAGTGTTCCAACAAGGAGCTTCTTTTATCAGAAATTTTTGGGGCGAGTTTTTTGTTTTAACTATTACCGTATTTTTATAAGATAAGATTGAGCTTGTATTTGTCAgaaatattttgataattaatctctttctttttctacCCAAGTAATATTGTTGGTGGGAATGATGGAAATGATTAAATGAGAGGGGAAAATGAAAAATGATTGACGAAGTGGGAGGGATCATAGACACTGtagtagttatttatttatttgttttagtttTCATGGTATTTTTCAATTTAGTATgtcaaaaattaattcattcaaatttaaattatatttaacgATTTAGTACTGATTAATAAATTGTTGCATACACACGGTACGATTCAAATCTCACACTTACTTAAGCGAATGAATAAGTTGGTTATTCGACCAATTCAAATTGGTTATTATCTCTTTTTTTCTGACTGAATGTAATACTAGTTCTTTTTACAATTTTTTGTTCTAGCTTTTTATTCTTCatacaaattctgcagcatttgTTTCTTGCAGTGAAAGCTACTCCAAAAATCTCTATAAGCTTGAGACATGATAAATAGGATAAGTGTTATTTATGTAAGATAGTGATCTTGGCACCAATTAATTATGGAGTTTATACTTACATTCAATGAAAGCACCTACTTTTAAATATGTTCAAATTTGAAGGTGACGTTAGCTCACATATGTCAAAGATAAAATCATAAACCATGCCACTTGTCTAAAAGAACCACTTTCTCTAATATAGCTCTTTGATCCTTGATGGTTGTTATGTTGTTCTTGCTACTGGTTTGTTGCTGACTTGTGTTCTTGAGGTCTTGGCTTCCTTCCGTGGTTGCTGACTTGCtgggttttatttttatttttattttttgttgtaatGTTATTAACTTATTATCGTGTTAATGACTTAATTAATTCAAttgttcttattatattttttgttgcTGCTCGTTAGAATTAGCTTttaagtataattttttttaaagtaggaAAGATTGTATCAAATATTAATCAAGAAGCATTTAGCGATAACAATGCGTTTGGGGATAAATAACACATTCGGCTTAGAGATATATATCATATATTGCTTTACAAATAGTGAATAAAAAGTTAGAGAACCAATGTTTGTTCATATTTTTGGAGGAAGAGGAATTAATATGATAGAAAAATACTTGACAAAATAGGTGGAGAGATTAAAAAATAGGTTGTAACACCCTattacacagagctttacgctaaAGCAGATGTGGtgtggtattacaacctctaaaataaaatatatatacgtataataattaaaagaatataGTATACTAGGAACCTTGAAGAATAGGTAAAATAAAATCGTAAattaaaagcgcaacactcaagaATAAGGAttacttgcgtacgaagaaagTTAAGGTACACTAACATATGTATGTAAAATAACGAGAGTAGAGAATCAAGGTACAAAATATCAAGCTCCGAACTCAacttgcgaagctaaggctggccagagaatagtcatatatatacatataagaaaccataacccaaaatacataaaagtaaccatacttctccataaacctctataaGCTCCATAAACCTCTATAAGGTGcaaaagtaaaatatatatacTTAGGGATAATCTATACATATAGACATAACAAAATAGAACAAAAGTAGAATTCCCAAAAAGCCCACTTCACTGCAGAGAACTCTAAATGCCTAGTGAGGTGCCTCTctacctgcatctgaaaacagaaatatccgtatggaatgagaaccgggagTTCTTAACATGATAAAGGTGccgcatacataagatataaggctccgagaaagccagaggcaattctagaacgtcgacactcaaattataaaacttaagaattaaaacagaaaccataaatcactacaagaaaaagcaatatttgtaacaaaaaaagaggCCGTTGCAATATGTCCCGTTACGAAAAGTTTTCgtaacaaaaaatggaactgttacaattcaaagtaatattttataacaaatttttctgatgCAAAAAATCAAAAGttgttacaaaagtgataacaaattttgatcttcaaaatattttttgtgacaatatattttttcctatcataaaattttgttacaaaatataacttgattttgtaacatttttttctttagttacaaaatactatttattttgtaataatttttttaatacaaattatacacataatttgccaaattatatttttttaattaattaatatattaactaatttacttaacaagtcaacatttatataatatataataacataaatagttcaaatatcttttatttaactaagattgttttataaatcttcaacatataaactttaaagtacaaactaacaagacacattgaagaaccctaatgtagatacataggacaagaaaaacaagaaattataaatctCCAAAATGTAATAAGTGCCACACAAGTGCCACACACCATCATGTTCATACAAGTTCCATCATGTATGAACAAGGAATTACAAACTCCATCATATTCATCCAGCTCCTTTTTCATAGAGAAACTTCTAATAAGTACCACACAAGTGCCACACACCTGAAAAGTTCACCAACCAAAAAACAATAgcttaaattcaaatcaaatcaataatgtTTCAaagtacaaaaaaaaagagaaagaaggaggGTGACTCACCGAGCGGTAGAATGAAGAGTGAAAGTGAGGATTACAATtagtaaaaattatatattagttttataaaaaaatataaaataatatataccatttttaaaaattaatcaattaatcttgaaaataaatataataaatcataaataactcattatgttaatttttaaaaatttgaagtcTTACATTTAATAtgttgaaacaaaattttttattagttacaaaaaatctttgaattttgtgacaaataaataagttgttacaaaaatattgtattttgtgacaaattaattttttgttacaaaatatttagagcttttgaaacaaatagatattttgttacaaaatgttttGAACTTTTGCAACAATATAATTTTTTGTTGTAGAACATTATAATATTTTGCAACAAAACAACAATTTAATACGAAAGTCAACATAATTTATAACAAAAGAAATcacgttgttacaaaatattcaaatgttttgtaacaaattttcttgttgttacaaaatattcttattttgtaacaataactaattattgttacaaaaaaatttataatttgtaacaattttaaatttgatacaatttttttgttacaaatgttccattttcttgtagtgaatcaaggtggttttcta is a genomic window of Arachis ipaensis cultivar K30076 chromosome B06, Araip1.1, whole genome shotgun sequence containing:
- the LOC107648687 gene encoding thylakoid membrane protein TERC, chloroplastic isoform X2 translates to MGTASVIQNPVNYYHYANGDTTLTLRFRVKASLPPAPPSKCFPSLSLVASYNRRHQFAISCSKPPGPPEAGRKSTTPQPRHDVTNLDTPPQLHHQDYASSVRTVAFWVCTAVAFGIGLGFKDGIGKASEFFAGYMLEQSLSVDNLFVFVLIFKYFKVPVMYQSRVLSYGIAGAVFFRLTLIVLGTATLQRFEAVNLLLAAILIYSSFKLFASEEDESDLSNNFVVKTCQKFIPVTTYYDGNKFITNQDGMWKATPLLLTIAVIELSDIAFAVDSIPAVFGVTRDPFIIFTSNLFAILGLRSLYTIISEGMSELEYLQVNVDLLSSVFHCCRFGIHRV
- the LOC107646839 gene encoding glutathione S-transferase L3 isoform X1, translated to MATIAVQEIRPPTLSATSDPPPIFDGTTRLYISYSCPFAQRVWITRNYKGLQEKIKLVPIDLQNKPAWYKEKVHPEGKVPSLEHDGKILVESIDLIKYIDVNFEGPSLYPNDPTKKEFGDQLIKYVDIFTKEMFGSFKGDPVTQTSATYDYLENALGKYEDGPFFLGEFSLVDIAYITFVERFQLVSSEIYKHDITAGRPKLATWIEEVNMNNGL
- the LOC107646839 gene encoding glutathione S-transferase L3 isoform X2 — encoded protein: MATIAVQEIRPPTLSATSDPPPIFDGTTRLYISYSCPFAQRVWITRNYKGLQEKIKLVPIDLQNKPAWYKEKVHPEGKVPSLEHDGKILVESIDLIKYIDVNFEGPSLYPNDPTKKEFGDQLIKYVDIFTKEMFGSFKGDPVTQTSATYDYLENALGKYEDGPFFLGEFSLVDIAYITFVERFQLVSSEIYKHDITAGRPKLATWIEEVNKN
- the LOC107646839 gene encoding glutathione S-transferase L3 isoform X3 produces the protein MATIAVQEIRPPTLSATSDPPPIFDGTTRLYISYSCPFAQRVWITRNYKGLQEKIKLVPIDLQNKPAWYKEKVHPEGKVPSLEHDGKILVESIDLIKYIDVNFEGPSLYPNDPTKKEFGDQLIKYVDIFTKEMFGSFKGDPVTQTSATYDYLENALGKYEDGPFFLGEFSLVDIAYITFVERFQLVSSEIYKHDITAGRPKLATWIE
- the LOC107648687 gene encoding thylakoid membrane protein TERC, chloroplastic isoform X1; the protein is MGTASVIQNPVNYYHYANGDTTLTLRFRVKASLPPAPPSKCFPSLSLVASYNRRHQFAISCSKPPGPPEAGRKSTTPQPRHDVTNLDTPPQLHHQDYASSVRTVAFWVCTAVAFGIGLGFKDGIGKASEFFAGYMLEQSLSVDNLFVFVLIFKYFKVPVMYQSRVLSYGIAGAVFFRLTLIVLGTATLQRFEAVNLLLAAILIYSSFKLFASEEDESDLSNNFVVKTCQKFIPVTTYYDGNKFITNQDGMWKATPLLLTIAVIELSDIAFAVDSIPAVFGVTRDPFIIFTSNLFAILGLRSLYTIISEGMSELEYLQSSIAVVLGFIGCKMILDYFGIHVSTEASLGFVASSLTIGVISSLAKKSDKLTK